From Haloglomus litoreum, the proteins below share one genomic window:
- a CDS encoding FAD-binding and (Fe-S)-binding domain-containing protein — MATEESDPAADPRADYDYVGGGAPEEHVDLVAGLRERVAGEVRFDEFTRSLYATDASAYEVTPVGVVLPRDTEDVAATVEFCAEEGVPVLPRGGGTSLAGQSVNEAVVLDFTAEMDAIVEVDPDGRTATAQPGCLLGDLNARLAEHDLKFAPDPAWGDKSAIGGAVGNNSTGAHSLQYGKTDAYVESCEVVLADGTTATFGETTVGDLRRQAESDWSIRAKVAKRVLRLLEAEAGAIDDAFPDLKRNVSGYNLDALVADAYEGLHRDPGDLGVGDRGAGRDDGPSDGSGDVEPLPDDATVNLAKLLCGSEGTLAVVTEVTVSLEPVPETKSVALLGYEDLVTAMEDVAPILDHDPAAVEVLDDVLLDLARDTTEFGDLVRDLAPRGTGAVLLVEFYAPDDGTGRERVADLFADRARHLDAEPAAEPPGEAPASDDPGRATFAREAHDDDDRARFWKLRKSGLPILLGRTSDAKHISFVEDCAVPPERLPEYVADFREVLERHDTYASFYAHAGPGCLHVRPLVNTKTVEGVMRMQSIADDVTDLVVEYGGSVSGEHGDGRARSGWNRKLYGDHVYRIFRDLKATFDPEGLLNPGQICGDVDMTENLRFSPEYEFDAGVLAGADAGDGGDDTGDGDSGAGFEPTLSWDNENGFQGMVELCHGCGGCRGPQETTGGVMCPTYRAADEEIQATRGRANALRQLLSGDLDPETADEEFLHEVMDLCVGCKGCARDCPSQVDMAKLKAEVEHAAHEQGGTPHRRDRLFANVFDLSAAGSRFAPLVNALGSLPGSGWLAEKTLGIARERDLPAFASESFVDWFEAREPAIAADGAAHRVVLLPDPYSTYVTPEVARAAVEVLEAAGVHVALAEPLPSGRAAHSKGFLDTARERARDVVAELAPRVEDGYDVVVVEPTDAVMVQSDYGDLLSGTAVELVREYTHGVCEYLDRHDLDRDVAFDADGAVGEGAEHAPLAGSLAYHGHCHQKATKKDHHAVGVLRRAGFEVDPLDSTCCGMAGSFGYEAEHYSMSRAVGELLFEQVETSPAETVVAPGASCRTQLDDWEGLDERPPHPVEVLAAALSE, encoded by the coding sequence ATGGCAACCGAGGAGTCGGACCCCGCCGCGGACCCGCGGGCCGACTACGACTACGTGGGTGGTGGTGCGCCCGAGGAACACGTCGACCTGGTGGCGGGCCTCCGCGAGCGGGTGGCGGGCGAGGTCCGGTTCGACGAGTTCACGCGCTCGCTGTATGCGACGGACGCCTCCGCCTACGAGGTGACACCCGTCGGCGTGGTGCTCCCTCGGGACACCGAGGACGTGGCGGCGACGGTCGAGTTCTGTGCCGAGGAGGGTGTGCCGGTCCTCCCTCGCGGCGGCGGCACGTCGCTGGCCGGCCAGTCGGTGAACGAGGCGGTCGTCCTGGACTTCACGGCCGAGATGGACGCCATCGTCGAGGTCGACCCCGACGGGCGGACGGCGACGGCCCAGCCGGGCTGTCTGCTGGGGGACCTGAACGCCCGCCTCGCGGAGCACGACCTGAAGTTCGCCCCGGACCCGGCGTGGGGCGACAAATCCGCCATCGGCGGTGCCGTCGGTAACAACTCCACGGGCGCGCACTCGCTCCAGTACGGCAAGACCGACGCCTACGTCGAGTCCTGCGAGGTCGTCCTCGCGGACGGGACGACCGCGACGTTCGGGGAGACGACGGTCGGCGACCTGCGACGCCAGGCCGAGAGCGACTGGTCCATCCGCGCCAAGGTCGCGAAACGGGTGCTCCGCCTGCTGGAGGCCGAGGCCGGCGCCATCGACGACGCGTTCCCCGACCTGAAGCGGAACGTCTCCGGCTACAACCTCGACGCGCTCGTCGCGGACGCCTACGAGGGGCTCCACCGCGACCCGGGGGACCTGGGGGTGGGCGACCGGGGCGCCGGCCGCGACGACGGCCCCAGCGACGGTAGCGGCGACGTCGAACCGCTGCCCGACGACGCGACGGTGAACCTCGCGAAACTGCTGTGCGGCTCGGAGGGGACCCTCGCCGTCGTTACGGAGGTGACGGTGTCGCTGGAACCCGTCCCCGAGACGAAGTCGGTCGCGCTGCTGGGCTACGAGGACCTCGTGACCGCGATGGAGGACGTGGCGCCCATCCTCGACCACGACCCCGCCGCGGTCGAGGTGCTGGACGACGTGCTGCTGGACCTCGCGCGGGACACGACGGAGTTCGGCGACCTCGTGCGGGACCTCGCGCCCCGCGGGACCGGGGCCGTGCTGCTGGTGGAGTTCTACGCCCCCGACGACGGGACGGGCCGCGAGCGTGTGGCCGACCTGTTCGCCGACCGGGCACGTCACCTCGACGCGGAGCCGGCGGCCGAGCCGCCGGGCGAGGCGCCGGCCAGCGACGACCCGGGGCGCGCCACCTTCGCCCGCGAGGCACACGACGACGACGACCGGGCGCGCTTCTGGAAGCTCCGCAAGTCCGGCCTCCCCATCCTGCTGGGCCGCACCAGCGACGCGAAGCACATCTCCTTCGTCGAGGACTGCGCGGTCCCGCCCGAGCGACTGCCCGAGTACGTCGCGGACTTCCGCGAGGTGCTGGAGCGCCACGACACGTACGCCTCCTTCTACGCCCACGCCGGGCCGGGCTGTCTCCACGTCCGGCCGCTGGTGAACACGAAGACCGTGGAGGGGGTCATGCGGATGCAGTCCATCGCCGACGACGTGACCGACCTCGTCGTCGAGTACGGCGGCTCGGTCTCGGGCGAGCACGGCGACGGCCGCGCCCGCTCGGGGTGGAACCGGAAGCTGTACGGCGACCACGTATACCGGATCTTCCGCGACCTGAAGGCGACCTTCGACCCGGAGGGGCTGCTCAACCCGGGCCAGATCTGCGGCGACGTGGACATGACCGAGAACCTCCGGTTCTCACCGGAGTACGAGTTCGACGCCGGCGTCCTCGCGGGTGCGGACGCGGGCGACGGGGGCGACGACACCGGCGACGGCGACAGCGGCGCCGGCTTCGAGCCCACCCTCTCGTGGGACAACGAGAACGGCTTCCAGGGGATGGTCGAACTCTGTCACGGCTGCGGGGGCTGCCGCGGGCCACAGGAGACGACGGGCGGCGTGATGTGCCCCACCTACCGCGCGGCCGACGAGGAGATCCAGGCGACCCGGGGGCGCGCGAACGCACTCCGGCAGCTCCTCTCGGGCGACCTCGACCCCGAGACGGCCGACGAGGAGTTCCTCCACGAGGTGATGGACCTCTGTGTCGGCTGCAAGGGGTGTGCCCGGGACTGTCCCTCGCAGGTCGACATGGCGAAGCTCAAGGCCGAGGTCGAGCACGCCGCCCACGAGCAGGGCGGGACACCCCACCGCCGCGACCGCCTCTTCGCCAACGTGTTCGACCTCTCGGCTGCCGGCTCGCGGTTCGCGCCGCTCGTGAACGCGCTGGGGTCGCTCCCCGGGAGCGGCTGGCTGGCCGAGAAGACGCTCGGCATCGCCCGCGAGCGCGATCTCCCGGCGTTCGCGAGCGAGTCGTTCGTCGACTGGTTCGAAGCCCGCGAGCCGGCCATCGCGGCCGATGGCGCCGCCCACCGGGTCGTCCTCCTGCCGGACCCGTACTCGACGTACGTCACGCCGGAGGTGGCTCGCGCCGCCGTCGAGGTCCTCGAAGCCGCCGGCGTCCACGTCGCCCTCGCGGAGCCACTCCCGTCGGGCCGGGCGGCCCACTCGAAGGGCTTCCTCGACACGGCCCGCGAGCGGGCCCGCGACGTGGTGGCCGAACTCGCGCCACGGGTCGAGGACGGCTACGACGTGGTCGTCGTGGAGCCCACCGACGCCGTGATGGTGCAGTCGGACTACGGCGACCTCCTGTCTGGCACGGCCGTCGAGCTGGTCCGCGAGTACACGCACGGCGTCTGCGAGTACCTCGACCGCCACGACCTCGACCGGGACGTGGCGTTCGACGCCGACGGGGCCGTCGGCGAGGGTGCTGAGCACGCCCCGCTCGCCGGGTCGCTGGCCTACCACGGCCACTGCCACCAGAAGGCGACGAAGAAGGACCACCACGCGGTGGGTGTCCTCCGGCGTGCCGGCTTCGAGGTGGACCCGCTCGACTCGACCTGCTGTGGGATGGCCGGCTCCTTCGGCTACGAGGCCGAGCACTACTCGATGAGCCGGGCGGTCGGAGAACTGCTGTTCGAGCAGGTCGAGACCAGCCCGGCCGAGACGGTGGTTGCACCGGGGGCGTCGTGCCGGACGCAACTCGACGACTGGGAGGGGCTGGACGAGCGACCGCCGCATCCCGTCGAGGTGCTGGCCGCTGCGCTGTCTGAGTAG